One region of Streptomyces subrutilus genomic DNA includes:
- a CDS encoding MFS transporter codes for MSTSRWAAVLPDFTPWRSGRDFRLLFYQGTVTFFGSFMAMIALPLQIKHLTDSPLAVGAMGAVELVPLVVCGLYGGALADAVDRRRLILLTEAGLGLLALVLLVNALLPDPLLWPLYVVAAGVSALTGLQRPALDSLMARIVPHDQLTAAAALNGLRYQFGAIAGPALAGLVVAYAGYAAAYSVTVAGFLVSVLLCLRLSPAPPVGDAERPSLRGIAEGARYAWSRPVLLGTYAVDLAAMFFAFPNAIFPFLADELDAEWALGLMYAAGAVGSLVLGLTSGWTSRVRRHGLLVVGGAGVWGLAIAAAGWLANIWLVLLCLAVAGAGDMLSGLGRATIWNQTIPEGLRGRLAGIEVLSYSVGPQLGQVRAGTMAGWTGTRTAFWSGGLACVASVAVLAALLPKLISYDADTDEDAVRRRASREADAQTGGSPVAP; via the coding sequence GTGAGTACTTCCCGCTGGGCCGCCGTGCTGCCCGACTTCACCCCCTGGCGCTCCGGGCGCGATTTCCGGCTGCTGTTCTACCAGGGCACGGTGACGTTCTTCGGCTCGTTCATGGCGATGATCGCGCTGCCGCTCCAGATCAAGCACCTGACCGACTCGCCGCTGGCCGTCGGCGCGATGGGCGCGGTGGAGCTGGTTCCGCTCGTGGTCTGCGGCCTGTACGGGGGCGCCCTCGCCGACGCCGTCGACCGGCGCCGGCTGATCCTGCTGACCGAGGCCGGGCTCGGGTTGCTCGCGCTGGTCCTGCTGGTGAACGCGCTGCTGCCGGACCCGCTGCTGTGGCCGCTGTACGTGGTGGCGGCCGGTGTGTCGGCGCTGACCGGGCTGCAGCGGCCGGCCCTGGACTCGCTGATGGCGCGGATCGTGCCGCACGACCAGCTGACGGCCGCCGCAGCGCTCAACGGGCTGCGCTACCAGTTCGGCGCGATCGCGGGTCCGGCTCTGGCCGGCCTGGTCGTCGCGTACGCCGGGTACGCCGCGGCCTACTCGGTCACCGTCGCCGGGTTCCTGGTCTCCGTACTGCTGTGCCTGCGGCTCTCCCCCGCCCCGCCCGTGGGGGACGCCGAGCGGCCCTCGCTGCGCGGGATCGCCGAGGGCGCGCGCTACGCGTGGAGCCGTCCGGTGCTGCTGGGCACGTACGCCGTCGATCTCGCCGCGATGTTCTTCGCGTTCCCGAACGCCATCTTCCCCTTCCTCGCGGACGAGCTGGACGCGGAGTGGGCCCTGGGCCTGATGTACGCGGCGGGCGCGGTGGGCTCCCTGGTGCTGGGCCTCACCAGCGGCTGGACCTCGCGGGTACGGCGGCACGGGCTGCTGGTGGTGGGCGGGGCCGGGGTGTGGGGTCTGGCCATCGCGGCCGCGGGCTGGCTGGCGAACATCTGGCTGGTGCTGCTGTGCCTCGCGGTGGCGGGCGCCGGCGACATGCTGAGCGGGCTGGGGCGCGCCACGATCTGGAACCAGACGATCCCCGAGGGGCTGCGGGGGCGGCTCGCCGGGATCGAGGTGCTCTCCTACAGCGTCGGCCCGCAGCTCGGGCAGGTCCGGGCGGGCACCATGGCCGGCTGGACGGGCACCCGGACGGCGTTCTGGAGCGGCGGTCTGGCCTGTGTGGCCTCGGTGGCCGTGCTCGCGGCGCTGCTGCCGAAGCTCATCTCCTACGACGCGGACACCGACGAGGACGCGGTGCGCCGCCGGGCGTCCCGAGAGGCCGACGCGCAGACGGGGGGCTCGCCCGTGGCTCCGTAG
- a CDS encoding SGNH/GDSL hydrolase family protein: MTNSAYLRYVALGDSQTEGVGDGDDTTGLRGFADRFAEHLAVASPGLAYANLAVRGRLAGQVRAEQLAPALALRPDLATVVAGVNDLLRPRFNAEEVAGHLEEMFAALTAAGARVMTVTVPDLGEIAPLARPLASRVSALNEGVRAAAARHGVMVAEIAAQPVATDPRLWAPDRLHVSSLGHARIAAALAEAVRLPGSDDSWTLPLPPRALPGRLQAAGAELRWAAGFLGPWIGRRLRGRSSGDGRTAKRPELLPLGRPSLPDPA; encoded by the coding sequence GTGACGAACAGTGCGTACCTGCGTTACGTCGCCCTGGGCGACAGCCAGACCGAGGGGGTGGGCGACGGCGACGACACCACCGGACTGCGGGGCTTCGCCGACCGGTTCGCCGAACACCTCGCGGTCGCGAGTCCCGGGCTCGCCTACGCCAACCTCGCCGTGCGCGGGCGGCTGGCCGGCCAGGTCCGCGCCGAGCAGCTGGCGCCCGCGCTGGCCCTGCGCCCCGACCTGGCCACCGTCGTCGCCGGGGTCAACGACCTGCTGCGGCCCCGGTTCAACGCCGAGGAGGTGGCCGGGCACCTCGAGGAGATGTTCGCCGCGCTCACGGCGGCCGGGGCCCGCGTGATGACCGTGACCGTGCCCGACCTGGGGGAGATCGCACCGCTGGCCCGGCCGCTCGCCTCGCGCGTGTCCGCCCTGAACGAGGGCGTCCGCGCCGCGGCCGCCCGGCACGGGGTCATGGTCGCCGAGATCGCCGCGCAGCCCGTCGCCACCGACCCGCGGCTGTGGGCCCCGGACCGCCTCCACGTCAGCTCCCTCGGCCACGCGCGGATCGCCGCCGCCCTCGCCGAAGCCGTCCGCCTGCCCGGCAGCGACGACTCCTGGACCCTCCCCCTGCCGCCGCGGGCCCTGCCCGGCCGCCTGCAGGCCGCGGGAGCCGAACTGCGCTGGGCGGCCGGGTTCCTCGGGCCGTGGATCGGCCGCCGCCTGCGCGGCCGGTCCTCCGGCGACGGCCGCACCGCGAAGCGCCCCGAACTCCTGCCGCTCGGTAGGCCGTCCCTTCCGGATCCTGCCTGA
- a CDS encoding nuclear transport factor 2 family protein: METAERFRAAVEKRDLTALDDLFTDDIRLYSPVKFTPFEGKPMVLGLFGVLLRVFEDLRYVGSLEGTAETSADGTEAPSAILPFRAVVDGRQIHGIDLLQFDEAGRVKEFTVMVRPQSAVQALGQAVLAGLVADGLVPDPAA, from the coding sequence ATGGAGACTGCCGAACGCTTCCGCGCCGCCGTGGAGAAGCGCGATCTCACCGCGCTGGACGACCTGTTCACCGACGACATCCGGTTGTACAGCCCGGTGAAGTTCACCCCGTTCGAGGGGAAGCCGATGGTGCTGGGACTCTTCGGCGTCCTGCTGCGCGTCTTCGAGGACCTCCGCTACGTCGGCTCCCTGGAGGGCACGGCCGAGACCAGCGCCGACGGCACGGAGGCCCCCTCGGCGATCCTGCCCTTCCGGGCCGTGGTGGACGGCAGGCAGATCCACGGGATCGACCTGCTCCAGTTCGACGAGGCGGGCCGGGTCAAGGAGTTCACCGTGATGGTCCGCCCCCAGTCCGCCGTGCAGGCCCTGGGCCAGGCGGTCCTGGCCGGCCTGGTGGCCGACGGTCTGGTCCCCGACCCCGCCGCCTGA
- a CDS encoding IS5 family transposase, with amino-acid sequence MAKRRPYPSDLSDARWELIEPVLAAWRFERRGRALDFGRPPEHDLRDIMDAILYVDRTGVQWRYLPHDFPHWNTVYGYFAKWADEGVFAQLNGLLRQLLREKEGRDAEPTACVIDAQSVKTSTSVPAAGQGVDAGKKIVGRKRSIVTDTLGLVLAVLVTAASVQDSVAGTSLLDQVAAEHPRIRKVWVDGGYRQHLVEHAATLGIDMEITTRKPGTRGFTPMPKRWAVERTYGWLMFHRRLARDYETLPTRSEAVIHIAMTDLMARRLTSENTISWRDPKTATEHPILG; translated from the coding sequence ATGGCGAAGCGACGTCCGTATCCGAGCGATCTGTCCGATGCCCGTTGGGAGTTGATCGAGCCGGTGCTGGCCGCATGGCGCTTCGAGCGCCGCGGCCGGGCCCTGGACTTCGGCCGGCCGCCCGAACACGACCTGCGCGACATCATGGACGCGATCTTGTATGTCGACCGTACCGGGGTCCAGTGGCGCTACCTCCCGCACGACTTCCCGCACTGGAACACCGTCTACGGCTACTTCGCCAAGTGGGCTGACGAGGGCGTGTTCGCCCAGCTCAACGGCCTGCTCCGGCAGCTTCTGCGAGAGAAGGAGGGCCGGGACGCAGAGCCAACGGCCTGTGTGATCGACGCCCAGAGTGTCAAGACCTCCACCAGCGTCCCCGCTGCCGGCCAGGGCGTCGACGCGGGCAAGAAGATCGTGGGCAGGAAGCGGAGCATCGTCACCGACACGCTCGGCCTTGTCCTCGCAGTGTTGGTCACCGCGGCGAGCGTGCAGGACTCCGTTGCCGGCACCTCGCTGCTCGACCAGGTCGCCGCCGAACACCCCCGCATCCGCAAGGTGTGGGTCGACGGCGGTTACCGCCAGCACCTCGTTGAGCATGCCGCCACACTCGGCATCGACATGGAGATCACCACCCGCAAGCCCGGGACCAGGGGATTCACCCCCATGCCCAAACGGTGGGCGGTCGAGCGGACCTACGGCTGGCTCATGTTCCACCGACGCCTTGCCCGCGACTACGAAACCTTGCCCACCCGCTCCGAAGCCGTGATCCACATCGCCATGACCGACCTCATGGCCCGCCGCCTCACAAGCGAGAACACCATCTCCTGGCGCGACCCGAAGACGGCCACGGAACACCCGATTCTGGGATGA
- a CDS encoding PadR family transcriptional regulator — MALRHAVLAALLEGEYSGYQLAKVFDVSVANFWHALPQQLYAELAKLEKEGLVAGRQVVQETRPNKRLFHVTDAGRAALEEFAAGAAKPSVIRDDLLVKVQTADRIGTRPVIEQLEARAVAAEAKIELLDSLLRRMRGDADEEEFLRSGERIGGYLTCLRGVAFEQGHRDWCLRTAAVLRARLTGEEDGDS; from the coding sequence ATGGCCTTGCGACATGCCGTGCTGGCGGCGCTGCTCGAAGGCGAGTACAGCGGTTACCAGCTGGCCAAGGTGTTCGACGTCAGCGTCGCGAACTTCTGGCACGCGCTCCCCCAGCAGCTGTACGCCGAGCTGGCCAAGCTGGAGAAGGAAGGCCTGGTGGCGGGCCGGCAGGTGGTCCAGGAGACCCGGCCCAACAAGCGCCTCTTCCACGTCACCGACGCCGGCCGCGCCGCGCTGGAGGAGTTCGCCGCGGGCGCGGCGAAGCCCTCGGTCATCCGCGACGACCTGCTCGTCAAGGTGCAGACGGCCGACCGGATCGGCACCCGGCCGGTGATCGAACAGCTCGAAGCCCGGGCCGTCGCCGCCGAGGCCAAGATCGAGCTGCTCGACTCGCTGCTGCGGCGGATGCGCGGCGACGCGGACGAGGAGGAGTTCCTCCGGAGCGGCGAGCGGATCGGCGGCTATCTGACGTGCCTGCGCGGTGTGGCTTTCGAACAGGGGCACCGCGACTGGTGCCTGCGGACCGCGGCCGTCCTGAGGGCGCGGCTGACCGGAGAAGAGGACGGCGACTCGTGA
- a CDS encoding RICIN domain-containing protein, with protein sequence MTGRRRRPEHRRKPRRLILLTAAMATAAVIAGGIAYSGSGDGAQAAAPAEAAAVEAAAPAAAPARDQEPEPIASAPANESDRGMVYDGLEVAPKGDKCVGVYRTGAGHCTHGPDAPPKGVDITKDIAPAVKASAPAADPAKPAAEDPATTEGGGRPQDAPAADAAAASAKAPAPAAPAAGGQAVAAGPAGQTVQCDGDGSTGNRVQVVYVHAPGRDRYSEYVASFRKWAADADLIYAASAKETGGVRHIRYVTAADCTPTVLNIELPASALAEFSATNAALAAKGLDRRDRKYMIFADSQVYCGIGTFNGDERPGQANLSNFGPSYGRTDSGCWGGHTAAHELGHNLGAVNNSAPNTSRGAHCTDEFDVMCYSDTPYYPQMRNICTNQASENILDCNHDDYFHTSPKPGSYLATHWNIADNQFLMRTKGGGDTDPGPNPNPTPTKKPTPTPTKKPTGGPAVTAAQIQSDSVVVSWPKVEGAAWYQVLLGGKHLAWVQSQALRIYNLQPNTAYTVTVSVRDASGRDSGPGKAASFRTTGAGGGATTPNTKYLLGNGSTGMNAEVWGGRGADGTVLVGARANGYAQQQWYFDDAGGGQVRIRSAVSGKCLQPGGTPAAGMWVVQQTCGANGAQAWKLTSRGGAVTVTDPGGGFALTVSNRPYYGNWLLDLQRADGRATQAWTVQKAG encoded by the coding sequence ATGACAGGACGTCGCAGACGGCCCGAACACCGCCGCAAACCCCGGCGGTTGATACTCCTCACCGCCGCCATGGCCACGGCGGCGGTGATCGCCGGAGGCATCGCGTACTCCGGCAGCGGCGACGGGGCCCAGGCCGCGGCCCCCGCCGAGGCCGCCGCGGTGGAAGCCGCGGCGCCGGCGGCCGCACCCGCCCGGGACCAGGAGCCGGAGCCCATCGCGAGCGCGCCCGCCAACGAGAGCGACCGCGGCATGGTCTACGACGGCCTCGAGGTGGCCCCGAAGGGCGACAAGTGCGTCGGCGTCTACCGCACCGGCGCCGGCCACTGCACCCACGGCCCCGACGCCCCGCCCAAGGGCGTCGACATCACCAAGGACATCGCACCCGCCGTCAAGGCCTCGGCCCCCGCGGCCGATCCGGCCAAGCCCGCGGCCGAGGACCCGGCGACCACGGAAGGCGGCGGGCGTCCTCAGGACGCGCCCGCCGCCGACGCCGCCGCGGCCTCCGCGAAGGCGCCCGCCCCCGCGGCCCCGGCCGCCGGCGGCCAGGCCGTCGCCGCCGGCCCCGCGGGCCAGACCGTCCAGTGCGACGGCGACGGCAGCACCGGCAACCGCGTCCAGGTGGTCTACGTCCACGCTCCCGGCCGCGACCGCTACTCCGAGTACGTCGCCTCGTTCCGCAAGTGGGCGGCCGACGCCGACCTCATCTACGCGGCGAGCGCCAAGGAGACAGGCGGGGTCCGGCACATCCGCTACGTGACCGCCGCGGACTGCACCCCCACGGTCCTCAACATCGAGCTGCCGGCCTCGGCGCTGGCCGAGTTCAGCGCGACCAACGCCGCGCTCGCCGCCAAGGGGCTCGACCGCCGCGACCGCAAGTACATGATCTTCGCTGACAGCCAGGTCTACTGCGGCATCGGCACCTTCAACGGCGACGAGCGTCCCGGCCAGGCCAACCTGAGCAACTTCGGCCCCTCCTACGGGCGTACGGACTCCGGCTGCTGGGGCGGGCACACCGCCGCGCACGAACTCGGCCACAACCTGGGCGCGGTCAACAACAGCGCCCCGAACACCAGCCGCGGCGCGCACTGCACCGACGAGTTCGACGTCATGTGCTACTCGGACACGCCGTACTACCCGCAGATGCGCAACATCTGCACCAACCAGGCCTCCGAGAACATCCTGGACTGCAACCACGACGACTACTTCCACACCAGCCCGAAGCCGGGCAGCTACCTCGCCACGCACTGGAACATCGCCGACAACCAGTTCCTGATGCGCACCAAGGGGGGCGGCGACACCGACCCCGGTCCGAACCCGAACCCCACCCCGACCAAGAAGCCCACGCCGACGCCGACCAAGAAGCCCACCGGCGGTCCGGCCGTGACGGCGGCCCAGATCCAGTCCGACTCGGTCGTGGTGAGCTGGCCCAAGGTCGAGGGCGCCGCCTGGTACCAGGTCCTGCTCGGCGGCAAGCACCTGGCGTGGGTGCAGTCCCAGGCGCTGCGCATCTACAACCTCCAGCCGAACACCGCGTACACGGTCACCGTCTCGGTCCGCGACGCCTCCGGCCGTGACAGCGGACCGGGCAAGGCCGCCTCCTTCCGTACGACGGGTGCGGGCGGCGGCGCGACCACCCCGAACACCAAGTACCTGCTCGGCAACGGCAGCACCGGGATGAACGCCGAGGTGTGGGGCGGCCGCGGCGCGGACGGCACCGTGCTCGTCGGTGCGCGGGCCAACGGATACGCCCAGCAGCAGTGGTACTTCGACGACGCGGGCGGCGGGCAGGTCCGCATCCGGTCCGCGGTATCCGGCAAGTGCCTGCAGCCGGGCGGTACCCCCGCCGCGGGCATGTGGGTCGTGCAGCAGACCTGCGGCGCGAACGGCGCGCAGGCCTGGAAGCTGACCTCCCGCGGCGGCGCGGTCACCGTCACGGACCCGGGCGGCGGCTTCGCGCTGACCGTGAGCAACCGCCCCTACTACGGGAACTGGCTGCTCGACCTCCAGCGTGCGGACGGCCGCGCCACGCAGGCGTGGACCGTCCAGAAGGCCGGCTGA
- a CDS encoding prolyl oligopeptidase family serine peptidase, translated as MSDEDPYLWLEEITGEAALGWVRERNDETVAALTGTPAFKVLESAIREVLDDDGRIPYVVRRGDHLYNFWQDADHVRGLWRRTTLEEYVKDRPVWEPVLDLDALAEAEGEKWAWAGSRVLGPDHHHALVLLSRDGADACVVREFDLRTLEFAEGGFEVEEGRTTIGWIDRDEVWIGTDFGPGSMSGSGYPLQVRRWRRGTPLTGAELVYEGRPSDISATGWRDDTPGFERDFLHRQIDFWHQELFLLPAGAAAAEPEKIEVPDDAGASVHREWLIVAPKSPWLGHAAGTLLAFDFEAFRAGEREAAVLFTPDEHTALAGWSWTRNHLILTTRADVSSRMEILTPGPGPDGWRRAPLAGVPPLSTASVTCTDPDVGDEYFLNVSGYLQPSTLYRGTAGEGGGESVKRGPALFDTEGLAVRQYFALSADGTTVPYFVVGPEDRPGPGPTLMYGYGGFEISMVPQYSAVTGRAWLARGGTYVVAGIRGGHEYGPDWHKAALGANRVRAFEDFAAVARDLTARGITTPAQLGIEGGSNGGLLMGAMLTRYPELFGAVVSHVPLMDMLRFHRLLAGASWTAEYGDPDNPADRPHLEDISPYHRIRTEGPAYPPLLLLTSTRDDRVHPGHARKMAARLREAGHPVLFHEHLGGGHAGATDHEQTAFNEALVHTFLWERLTPGA; from the coding sequence ATGAGCGATGAAGACCCGTACCTCTGGCTGGAAGAGATCACCGGCGAGGCCGCCCTCGGCTGGGTCCGCGAGCGCAACGACGAGACCGTGGCCGCACTGACCGGGACCCCCGCCTTCAAGGTGCTGGAGAGCGCGATCCGCGAGGTCCTCGACGACGACGGCCGGATCCCCTACGTCGTCCGCCGCGGCGACCACCTCTACAACTTCTGGCAGGACGCCGACCACGTGCGCGGCCTGTGGCGGCGCACCACGCTGGAGGAGTACGTCAAGGACCGGCCCGTCTGGGAGCCGGTCCTCGACCTGGACGCCCTGGCCGAGGCCGAGGGGGAGAAGTGGGCCTGGGCGGGCAGCAGGGTCCTGGGCCCCGACCACCACCACGCGCTGGTGCTGCTGTCCCGGGACGGGGCGGACGCCTGCGTGGTGCGCGAGTTCGACCTGCGCACCCTGGAGTTCGCCGAGGGCGGCTTCGAGGTCGAGGAGGGCCGGACCACCATCGGGTGGATCGACCGCGACGAGGTCTGGATCGGCACCGACTTCGGCCCCGGCTCGATGTCCGGGTCCGGCTACCCGCTCCAGGTACGCCGCTGGAGGCGCGGCACGCCCCTGACCGGCGCCGAACTCGTCTACGAGGGCCGGCCCTCCGACATCTCGGCCACCGGCTGGCGCGACGACACCCCGGGCTTCGAACGGGACTTCCTCCACCGGCAGATCGACTTCTGGCACCAGGAGCTCTTCCTGCTCCCGGCGGGCGCGGCCGCCGCGGAGCCCGAGAAGATCGAGGTGCCGGACGACGCCGGCGCGTCCGTCCACCGGGAGTGGCTGATCGTCGCCCCGAAGTCGCCGTGGCTCGGCCACGCCGCGGGCACGCTGCTGGCCTTCGACTTCGAGGCCTTCCGGGCGGGGGAGCGGGAGGCGGCGGTGCTGTTCACCCCGGACGAGCACACCGCGCTCGCCGGATGGAGCTGGACCCGCAACCACCTGATCCTCACCACACGCGCCGACGTCTCCTCCCGGATGGAGATCCTGACCCCGGGACCGGGCCCCGACGGCTGGCGCCGCGCCCCGCTGGCCGGGGTGCCGCCGCTGTCCACGGCCTCGGTCACGTGCACCGACCCGGACGTCGGCGACGAGTACTTCCTGAACGTCTCCGGCTACCTTCAGCCGTCCACCCTCTACCGGGGCACGGCGGGCGAGGGCGGGGGCGAGAGCGTGAAGCGGGGGCCGGCGCTGTTCGACACCGAGGGTCTCGCCGTGCGCCAGTACTTCGCCCTGTCCGCGGACGGTACGACGGTCCCCTATTTCGTCGTCGGGCCCGAGGACCGGCCCGGACCCGGACCCACGCTGATGTACGGGTACGGCGGCTTCGAGATCTCCATGGTCCCGCAGTACAGCGCGGTCACCGGCCGGGCCTGGCTGGCGCGCGGCGGCACCTACGTCGTCGCGGGCATCCGCGGGGGGCACGAGTACGGGCCGGACTGGCACAAAGCCGCCCTCGGGGCGAACCGGGTCAGGGCCTTCGAGGACTTCGCCGCCGTGGCCCGGGACCTCACCGCCCGCGGCATCACCACCCCCGCCCAGCTGGGCATCGAGGGAGGCAGCAACGGCGGCCTCCTGATGGGCGCGATGCTCACCCGCTACCCGGAGCTGTTCGGCGCCGTCGTCTCGCACGTGCCGCTGATGGACATGCTCCGCTTCCACCGGCTGCTCGCGGGCGCCAGCTGGACCGCCGAGTACGGGGACCCGGACAACCCCGCCGACCGGCCCCACCTGGAGGACATCTCGCCCTACCACCGGATCCGGACCGAGGGGCCCGCGTACCCGCCCCTGCTGCTGCTCACCTCGACCCGCGACGACCGGGTCCACCCCGGGCACGCCCGCAAGATGGCCGCCCGGCTGCGCGAGGCCGGGCACCCCGTCCTGTTCCACGAGCACCTGGGCGGCGGCCACGCCGGGGCCACCGACCACGAGCAGACGGCCTTCAACGAGGCGCTCGTGCACACCTTCCTGTGGGAGCGGCTGACCCCGGGCGCCTGA
- a CDS encoding endonuclease/exonuclease/phosphatase family protein, whose protein sequence is MNVRADTPAAPRRRRLLPRFDRAPHVGRGRLIAALAVLVTLLMLLHGWIPDRGPHLGSLVETFLPWTAAAAVALLAAALLRRSRVAVAAALLPAATWAGVHGGTFLDRGTGGPADLTVVTHNVDDVNPDPAGTARALAASGAQLIALEELTGPALREYERTLAASHPYHAVAGTVGLWSTYPLRDTAAVPLVPWRSALRTTAQTPGGPLTVYVAHLPSVRILPGSGFTTGRRNEAAGRLAAELASAPAGRTLLLGDFNGTTDDRALAPVTGRFRSAQEAAGTWFGFSWPARFPVARIDQILLRDLTPVSAWTLPATASDHLPVAASLRW, encoded by the coding sequence ATGAACGTGCGCGCAGACACCCCGGCGGCCCCGCGGCGCCGCCGGCTCCTCCCCCGCTTCGACCGCGCCCCGCACGTCGGCCGAGGCCGGCTGATCGCCGCCCTCGCCGTCCTCGTGACGCTGCTGATGCTGCTGCACGGCTGGATCCCGGACCGGGGCCCCCACCTCGGCAGCCTCGTCGAGACCTTCCTGCCCTGGACCGCCGCGGCGGCCGTGGCGCTGCTCGCCGCCGCGCTGCTGCGCCGCTCCCGGGTGGCGGTGGCCGCCGCCCTGCTGCCCGCGGCCACCTGGGCCGGTGTGCACGGCGGCACGTTCCTCGACCGGGGAACCGGCGGCCCGGCGGACCTCACCGTCGTCACCCACAACGTCGACGACGTGAACCCCGATCCGGCAGGCACCGCCCGGGCCCTCGCCGCTTCCGGCGCGCAGCTGATCGCGCTGGAGGAGCTCACCGGGCCCGCGCTGCGGGAGTACGAGCGGACGCTCGCCGCGAGCCATCCGTACCACGCGGTGGCGGGCACGGTCGGCCTGTGGAGCACCTACCCCCTGCGCGACACGGCCGCGGTGCCGCTCGTACCGTGGCGCAGCGCCCTGCGGACCACCGCACAGACCCCCGGCGGCCCGCTCACCGTGTACGTGGCCCATCTCCCCTCCGTGCGGATCCTCCCCGGCTCGGGTTTCACCACCGGCCGCCGCAACGAGGCCGCGGGCCGGCTGGCGGCGGAGCTGGCCTCCGCCCCGGCCGGGCGCACGCTGCTGCTGGGCGACTTCAACGGCACCACCGACGACCGGGCGCTCGCGCCGGTGACGGGCCGCTTCCGCTCGGCGCAGGAGGCGGCGGGCACGTGGTTCGGTTTCAGCTGGCCCGCGCGGTTCCCCGTGGCCCGCATCGACCAGATCCTGCTCCGGGACCTGACCCCGGTGTCCGCCTGGACCCTGCCGGCCACCGCCAGCGACCACCTGCCGGTGGCGGCGTCGCTGCGGTGGTGA
- a CDS encoding AI-2E family transporter: MPPVSAFLRTAASYAWRLLVVGAAVYAVFAVLGRFHEIGVALFLGLVVTALLSAPNRRLARVLPRSLAVAACLLGSTVLLLGVLVLVGEAVAGESTTLVREFREGLGRIERWLEQPPFRLNPGALSDVQSRVGQYLSSHRSTLLSTALSGAGHLVQVLTVLALAVFSSVFFLHGGDRQWAWFCAQLPVSARARAAVAGRAAWRAFTGYTHGIVLVAATNAVLVGLALYFLGVPLAVPLALLEFFAAFIPLIGSPVALGVAAVVALAAQGPLVAGLVVALIVVIGQIEGHLLHPLVMSWAVRLHPLVVAISVIAGAIAAGVVGAVVAVPLVSVIWSVRTALRDARHDPGIAP, encoded by the coding sequence ATGCCGCCGGTGTCAGCGTTCCTTCGTACGGCCGCCTCGTACGCCTGGCGTCTGCTGGTCGTGGGCGCCGCCGTCTACGCGGTCTTCGCCGTCCTCGGCCGCTTCCACGAGATCGGCGTGGCGCTCTTCCTCGGCCTCGTCGTCACGGCGCTGCTCTCCGCTCCCAACCGGCGGCTGGCCCGCGTACTGCCCCGGTCGCTGGCGGTCGCCGCCTGCCTGCTGGGCAGCACGGTGCTGCTGCTGGGCGTGCTGGTGCTGGTGGGCGAGGCGGTGGCGGGCGAGAGCACCACCCTGGTGCGGGAGTTCCGCGAGGGCCTGGGCCGCATCGAGCGGTGGCTGGAGCAACCGCCCTTCCGCCTCAACCCCGGAGCGCTGTCCGACGTCCAGTCCCGCGTCGGGCAGTACCTGTCGAGCCACCGCTCGACCCTGCTCAGTACGGCGCTCAGCGGAGCCGGCCACCTGGTGCAGGTGCTCACCGTGCTCGCCCTCGCCGTGTTCTCCTCCGTCTTCTTCCTGCACGGCGGGGACCGGCAGTGGGCTTGGTTCTGCGCGCAGCTGCCCGTCTCCGCCCGCGCGCGGGCGGCGGTGGCCGGGCGCGCGGCCTGGCGCGCGTTCACCGGCTACACCCACGGCATCGTGCTGGTCGCGGCGACGAACGCGGTCCTCGTCGGCCTGGCCCTGTACTTCCTCGGGGTCCCGCTGGCCGTCCCCCTGGCGCTGCTGGAGTTCTTCGCGGCCTTCATCCCCCTGATCGGCTCCCCGGTCGCGCTCGGGGTCGCCGCGGTGGTCGCCCTCGCCGCACAGGGGCCGTTGGTCGCGGGCTTGGTGGTCGCGCTGATCGTGGTCATCGGCCAGATCGAGGGGCACCTGCTGCATCCGCTGGTGATGAGCTGGGCCGTGCGGCTGCACCCGCTGGTGGTGGCGATCTCGGTGATCGCGGGCGCCATCGCCGCCGGAGTGGTGGGCGCGGTCGTCGCGGTTCCGCTGGTCTCGGTGATCTGGTCGGTGCGCACGGCCCTGCGCGATGCGCGCCACGACCCCGGGATCGCGCCCTGA